The Halorientalis sp. IM1011 genome window below encodes:
- a CDS encoding 5-methyltetrahydropteroyltriglutamate--homocysteine methyltransferase has translation MSEVVTTTPGLYPLPDWAKDELSDLKGHQKADLIDGTEGDEITDAYDRVRSEYVEHQQSAGLDRIVEGQGRWDDMIAHPLAVADAVETRGIVRYYDNNNFYREPVVTEDLAATGDVAAELDAASEQVDSGLQAVLPGPYSLADLATDEHYGDDAAFLDAVADFLADEIAEFPDVETLFLLEPSLVENPPADGEDERASEAIDAVADAADADVVAHTYWGALDEKVYAHLMDADVDAVGFDFVADHEDNLYNISEYGTKDDIALGLVDGQNTLVEEPETIAERIEWVEDNTPSTDFETIYATINTETFYLPVNKYEAKLDALAAVNEEVISA, from the coding sequence ATGTCAGAGGTAGTTACGACGACGCCGGGGTTGTACCCCTTGCCCGACTGGGCGAAAGACGAGTTATCCGATCTGAAGGGCCATCAGAAGGCCGATCTGATCGACGGGACGGAGGGCGACGAGATCACGGACGCGTACGACCGCGTCCGGAGTGAGTACGTCGAGCATCAGCAGTCGGCCGGCCTCGACCGGATCGTCGAGGGTCAGGGCCGCTGGGACGACATGATCGCTCACCCGCTCGCGGTCGCCGACGCCGTCGAGACGCGCGGGATCGTCCGGTACTACGACAACAACAACTTCTACCGGGAGCCGGTCGTCACCGAGGACCTCGCCGCGACCGGCGACGTGGCCGCCGAACTCGACGCCGCGAGCGAACAGGTCGACTCCGGCCTGCAGGCGGTCCTCCCAGGTCCGTACTCGCTCGCCGACCTCGCGACCGACGAACACTACGGCGACGACGCCGCGTTCCTCGACGCGGTCGCCGACTTCCTGGCCGACGAGATCGCCGAGTTCCCCGACGTGGAGACGCTGTTCCTGCTCGAACCCTCGCTGGTCGAGAACCCGCCCGCTGACGGCGAGGACGAACGTGCCAGCGAGGCCATCGACGCGGTCGCCGACGCCGCCGACGCAGACGTGGTCGCCCACACCTACTGGGGCGCGCTGGACGAGAAAGTCTACGCCCACCTGATGGACGCCGACGTGGACGCCGTCGGCTTCGACTTCGTGGCCGACCACGAGGACAACCTCTACAACATCAGCGAGTACGGCACCAAAGACGACATCGCGCTCGGCCTCGTCGACGGCCAGAACACGCTGGTCGAAGAGCCCGAGACCATCGCCGAGCGTATCGAGTGGGTCGAGGACAACACGCCCAGCACGGACTTCGAGACGATCTACGCGACGATCAACACCGAGACGTTCTATCTGCCGGTCAACAAGTACGAGGCGAAACTCGATGCGCTGGCCGCCGTGAACGAAGAGGTGATCTCCGCATGA
- a CDS encoding HemK2/MTQ2 family protein methyltransferase, translating to MTDLAERRDLDQVYQPAEDSRLLAETAADRVGDGDLVLDVGTGSGYVASVAADAGADVVGADINPLACREARENGVPVVQANLTAPFHEGVFDFVLFNPPYLPTPPEDERDDWMEYALSGGEDGRAVIEPFLDDVGRVLAPGGEVLLLVSTLTGDDAVIDYADTRGFDATEVASEKHAFERLLVLGLRPSTDG from the coding sequence ATGACGGACCTCGCCGAACGCCGGGACCTCGATCAGGTGTATCAACCCGCCGAGGACTCCCGGCTGCTGGCCGAGACGGCAGCCGACCGCGTCGGGGACGGCGACCTCGTGCTCGACGTGGGCACCGGGAGCGGCTACGTCGCGAGCGTCGCCGCCGACGCCGGGGCCGACGTGGTCGGTGCCGACATCAACCCGCTGGCCTGCCGCGAGGCCCGCGAGAACGGCGTCCCGGTCGTGCAGGCGAACCTGACCGCCCCGTTCCACGAGGGAGTCTTCGACTTCGTACTGTTCAACCCGCCGTACCTGCCGACACCCCCCGAGGACGAACGCGACGACTGGATGGAGTACGCACTCTCGGGCGGCGAGGACGGTCGCGCGGTGATCGAACCGTTCCTCGACGACGTGGGTCGGGTCCTCGCGCCCGGCGGCGAGGTGTTGTTGCTGGTGTCGACGTTAACCGGTGACGACGCGGTCATCGACTACGCCGACACCCGGGGGTTCGACGCCACCGAAGTGGCGAGCGAGAAACACGCCTTCGAGCGTCTGCTCGTACTGGGGCTTCGACCCTCGACCGACGGCTGA
- a CDS encoding mechanosensitive ion channel family protein, producing the protein MTVLLIDGMQSAFASRTSRLLASLAVLLALAVVGVAIRRAGPWLESRFSADDSEAIQSITFSLVAALASAFLVIIWHAVDDVEDSFQTVRIGPEQGVLALVGVLTLIVAYTITRVSKGLLETRGGDVLTAHRSEIIHHLIQLAVYAFAAVFIMSLAGVNPTDLLVGAGVIGLVVGLAARQTLGAVLAGFVLIFARPFEVGDWIVVEDREGVVTDVSLFNTRLRTYDDEHVLIPNDEVTATQVVNRSKSGRLRVSVDVGVDYEADVTRAAEVAERAMRDCEADPLLSHPEPVVVGKQFGDSAVVLECRFWISDPSAPRKWETQTAVIDAIKGAFAEDGIKIPFPQRELLGREEAGGLRLAGNGVEVATGDTSNGDRTAENGAEGESAGDRDTPADTDGESAPETEDP; encoded by the coding sequence GTGACGGTCCTGCTGATCGACGGGATGCAGAGCGCCTTCGCCTCGCGGACGAGCCGACTGCTGGCGAGTCTCGCCGTGTTGCTGGCGCTCGCGGTCGTCGGGGTCGCGATACGGCGAGCGGGGCCGTGGCTCGAATCGCGATTCTCGGCCGACGACTCGGAGGCGATCCAGTCGATCACGTTCAGTCTGGTGGCCGCGCTGGCGAGTGCGTTTCTGGTGATCATCTGGCACGCCGTCGACGACGTCGAAGACAGTTTCCAGACGGTCAGGATCGGCCCGGAACAGGGGGTGCTCGCGCTCGTCGGCGTGCTCACGCTGATCGTCGCGTACACGATCACCCGGGTCAGCAAGGGGTTGCTCGAAACCCGAGGTGGTGACGTCCTCACGGCCCACCGGAGTGAGATAATCCACCACCTGATCCAGCTCGCGGTCTACGCCTTCGCGGCGGTGTTCATCATGTCACTGGCGGGCGTCAACCCGACCGATCTGCTCGTGGGGGCCGGTGTCATCGGGCTCGTCGTCGGGCTCGCTGCCCGCCAGACGCTGGGCGCGGTGCTCGCCGGGTTCGTCCTCATCTTCGCCCGTCCGTTCGAGGTGGGCGACTGGATCGTCGTCGAGGACCGCGAGGGCGTCGTCACCGACGTGTCTCTGTTCAACACCCGGTTGCGGACCTACGACGACGAACACGTCCTGATTCCCAACGACGAGGTGACCGCGACTCAGGTCGTCAACCGCTCGAAGTCCGGTCGGCTCCGGGTCTCCGTCGACGTTGGGGTCGACTACGAGGCCGACGTGACCCGCGCAGCCGAGGTCGCGGAACGGGCCATGCGGGACTGCGAGGCCGACCCGCTACTCTCCCACCCCGAACCCGTCGTCGTCGGCAAGCAGTTCGGGGACTCCGCGGTCGTGCTGGAGTGTCGGTTCTGGATCTCGGATCCGAGCGCGCCCCGGAAGTGGGAGACACAGACCGCCGTCATCGACGCCATCAAGGGGGCCTTCGCCGAGGACGGCATCAAGATTCCGTTCCCCCAGCGGGAACTGCTCGGCCGCGAGGAAGCCGGCGGCCTCCGGCTCGCGGGCAACGGCGTCGAGGTGGCCACCGGCGACACGTCGAACGGGGATCGAACGGCCGAGAACGGGGCTGAAGGCGAGTCTGCTGGTGACCGTGACACTCCTGCCGACACCGACGGCGAGTCCGCGCCGGAGACAGAGGACCCATGA